The Chionomys nivalis chromosome 1, mChiNiv1.1, whole genome shotgun sequence sequence GCAGCCAGCATTATTACTTAGATTTGCATTATAATGAAGCGAATGTGCTTGTGGGAAATGCCCCACATGAATGCGGAATTGAGAGGAAACAGCAGATACGTGGAAGCCCCATGCTGCTGTGAGCAGTTTCCTAGGTGAGGGATAAAGTGGAAGGCTCCGGGGTAACTGGGTCTGCTTTTCCTGGCGGCTCTCAAAAGGTCTGCTTCTCTCTGTGAGGAACAGGAGCAGGAACACGAAGCCGCTGAATGGTTAGAGTCAGCTGTATGTGTAAACCAGAGCTAGAGCAGACTGCACCCCAGACTGGGCACTTCTTATGGAGAAAAAAATTCgtttttcattctcttttatcAGGAGTAGCCCGAGTTTATTCCCGACAGGACTTTTTGGGTACCAAGACCTTATGACTCTCAGAAGTGAGGGGAATGCTAATTAAAGTAACCAAAGTCAGCTTGGCAGCATGACTGGGACACTGTGGTTTCCTGCAGGGAAACAGACTCTTACCGGGTCCTTCCACACTCTTAGAGTGTCTACCATTGTCAGAAGTGTGTGTGACCAAGACACAGTAAGGATAGGTCTGGCTGGGGGATACAACTGTCAGAGCCATGTCCCAGTGAGTGTGTAAAATGGGCCCTGCGTACCCCCTGTCAGAACCATGTCCCAGTGAGTGTGTAAAATGGGCCCTGCGTACCCCCTGTCAGAACCATGTCCCAGTGAGTGTGTAAAATGGGCCCTGCGTACCCCCTGTCAGAGCCATGTCCCAGTGAGTGTGTAAAATGGGCCCTGCGTACCCCCTGTCAGAGCCATGTCCCAGTGAGTGTGTAAAATGGGCCCTGCGTACCCCCTGTCAGAGCCATGTCCCAGTGAGTGTGTAAAATGGGCCCTGCTTACCGCCTCTCCCACATTTTCCCCATTTGTATTTTCTTAACTAAAATATAAGACTAAAAATTAGCTAGCAATTCCAATTCATCGCAGCAGCTCTAATCTTATTAACTATAATTATTACTTTAAGGATATTTAATCTACTCTAATTTGCACAGCAGCTATATTATTCATAAGTTAAGCATGTTCTGAAAGGTGTAAAAATTCTAGAAACAGAGAGCTGGTGATTAATTCAGCTACCGAGGAAACCACAGCTATAGAGGACTCATACATCTGAAGGCAAGCACTGCAGGggcttatatttatatttcatttctcaAGGCTAGAAGACAATAcgaatatacatataaatgaagcAATTGCAGGTTTCAGACAGGTGCATAACTTCCTAAGAATTAAATTTTGTTCACCCAAAGATCACTGGTGAGGAAATACAAAAGTTGTATCTAAATTTGTAAAgtgaattaataataataatagaattaaaaatactGCTTTGTGCCTTCAGATAATTAAGAAGTAAGCCAGAACATCTTATAAGTTCTCTGGAAActataaatattataaacaggGCAGCTGCTGATTAATTTCTAATAAgatgtttattgttttaatttattctcaGTGACAGTAAAATACACAGAATTTCAGTATTTTCttcagtgtgcctgaactaaggGCTTGCATGTGCTTAATAAAAAGCCAGTTTCCATGAAAATGATGCAGGGGTTGTTTAACATTGAATATAGTTGGATTAAATGTGATAAGCAATGAAGGGTTTAGAAATAAGTCTATGGCATTTACATACAAGGTGCAAGCTAGAGAAATGCGGAAATATGCAGCCTTGTGTCAAGAAAAATCCTCCTTTAGAGTTAAAATAGATTTTGGGagtcctagatttttttttctgtagttctATAGCTAGAGCTGAGGAAAGATTTGGTGTGTGCCTTTTCGAAGGCATTAGAACGGACCCAACTACAATCATTGTCTTCAGCACCTACTAAGACACTGATTTGAGCTTCCATAACTTCAGAAAAGGGTGATTTTaagagacatttatttttatattggaaGATTGCCGATGTACATCTTATGAAAATTTCGTAATACTTTAGCGACAAGTGACAAGCTCTCATCTCTCCCTCAGGGTCCAGTATGTTTTATTGAGAATATCTATGGAAAAGAATGTCAGAGCAGCCCGAAGATTCAGGTGTGTAATGACTAAATGGGGCAGATGCTGGAAGAGCTGGTATTTTGAGAGAAATATACTAATACTGAGGAGGCATTAGCTTAAGCATCTATCAACTGACTTTTGGCTACAAACATTACTATGAAAATTTGTCTATAGAAATACTTATCTTAAGTCTATTATTCCATTTTTAGTACTTTGAAAACTATGCCTcataaaaataatagaagtagATTTGCGCATCTTCAGACATGATTTTATACGTACCAGAATTTAAAGCTCTTTTGCCCATTAGTCCAACGAAGGAATCTGTTTTATGCCCTGGAAAATACATTTAGTATTTTAGTATGTATGCCTTTGAAGAAATAAGCTCACGAGTACAAAGTATAAGAAACTTCTGAATATAAGCCTATGCAATAAATATGTTCCTACTTTGCATACTGGTGAGCCCAAAGAAGCCTACAAATCCCACTGAAAGAGTGCACCGCAAGAACTTTCTCAGTTCTCGCAGAATCTTTGATCTGCATTATACTTCATCTGTTATGGAGTTTTAAATATGGTTGCCACTGTAGCCAGCTTTGAATTTAGGAGCCAATTCCACATTTGTGTGTGAGAACAATATCCAGGTTACTTTTCCATCAACAAACACACTGCATTTCTCAACAAATGAGCTTTAAGCTTGAGATCTTGTTGGCTGGAATCTTCTAAGAGTTTATATTTAGTGGATTTCGACTTAAAAATACTCCTTTTGTGAAAAcatgttggttttggttttgacatTAACAGGatacctttatttttattgtatattttagttCTATAAAAATCACCTTAAAATTTAAATCCTTAGAAGGTAAATTCAAATGAAGtgtatgcccccccccccccgaaagaaGATGTTACTGAGaaattttttcttggtttccacTGTTATTTGAGACCACGGTGTTGTGTTATGCGTTTTGGGGTCCACCGTGCCACTGGGTTAAGACAATCCATGGAACTCACAGAAGCCGGCCACATTGCCAGGGACCCATAGAACTTCCTGTCACCCCTGGATCCAGCTAGCTAGGAAACATCCCATTTCAATTATGGGATCAAGGGGAAGTAGCCCTGCGTTTCTATCTGTTCTCACATTTAAGTGGATTTTCTGCTCAAATATTCACCCACTCCAATTAATTAGCAGCTGAATAACTGCCTTGCTTGCCATTATTAGATCCAGTTCATGAAAATGAGTTAGGAGATGTATGTAACTTTCCTTTTCTGTAGTGTTCATGGGTGGGGTGGAGATGAAGGCTTGTGATGGACGCTTAACCCTACAGTTGAAATCCTATTCGTTTACaggtcttatttcttttttatttttaaatgtaatgtgTGCTTTGCCACTGTAGCGTGCCTACACTGCAGTATGCCTACACAGTGATTATTCATCAGAGCACCCTCTGGAtatgtcttttcctttcctatattttcttaattaaatttattgGCCCCTATGCTATGCCTCAAAAGGTAGCATGAACAGAATTCAATATCACTAACATTAGCGTTTGATAAATGTCAAAATAATTATGGACTTACTTTTGTGAGAGATCTGACCGTGTCctagaagagaagagaagcagttagGCGACacacagatttcttttaaaagctaCTTTAGATCTTTTACAGGGAACTTGAACAGTTGAATATATTTAACATTTCCTATTTATGTACCGTCTTGAGGAATCAAGTAGATGAATGCTAACTGATTTATTAATGAAAGCCAAATATTTGAACAACCAAaggaatatttattgaataacCTCTTTGGGCCGTGTATTAAAAAGACAGAACCATGGGACTCGAGCACGGCTATATAAATGTACTGGCTTCAAGACTGGTCACTCACTTCACATATGCAAGagctcaaaacacacacacacacacacacacacacacacacacacacacttctcttacTTAGACTTAATTGCAAGACCTTGCTCTAGCTTAAAATACTTTCTTATATGACCATTTATGATAGtgaaataaagatatttataGGGATGTTTACCATAAAGAGCCTTTAACAGGGCCACTTGTTTTTCAATTGAGGAATCTGACAAGAGATGAATTGACATTAACTCTTCACACACTCCACTGACTGCGTCATCAACTCAGGGCAATTGAATATTTCTCTCACGGTAGCAAGGGGCAGCCAACACTAACCCAGTCTCAGAAACGCTATAAGGTCTTTCACCCCGAGCCTGGACTATCCAGCGTACCTGGGGGCCCTTGTAATTCGGATCTTAGTTAGGGAAGTGTTTAGCTAAAGTCACTTTCGAGTTTGGGTCACTCTAGTGCTCTGAAGCATGAGAAATGGATCTTGCCCCCTCCCACCTACCCACCCCCATGGACTAGGGCTTTGTCAGAGTGTTCTGGGAATCACAAGTCTTTGGGCGTGGAAATTTATCCTCGCAGGGTAAGCGACACTTGGGTGCTCCAGGAAGGAGCAGGCATGCAGATCAGGTAGCCAGACAGCCTGAGAGTGACTATTGCTCCTCTCACCAGCATCCCTTTTGCCCATCAATCCAAAGAACTGCTGAGGTTTGGGTCTCCGGGCGATTCTCTGCAGAAGATGCTCAAAGGGTTCTGGCAGCGCCTCCTGGGGAACAAACCCGCGTGTAGACAATTTGAGTGAACCGGAGACAGTTCCACCATGAGCTCCAGCTTCTCCACAGATCCCCCTGAGACTAGAAGCTGGTGGGCTCGCAAGAGTCCAGGCCACGCAGGAATCTAGGCAGCACTCCCTCCCACTTGGCCCCGCCTGAGCCCTCCTTTTCCCCCAAATTCTACCCCGGGCGCCCCTGCCCAGAATCACAACACCTTGTGATCCTGTGCGTTTTCTGTTCTTTATCCCATCAGAAAACTCACTCAAGGTTTGTCTGTTCTTAGCGAGGCTCCAGagacccttcccccacctcccgaCTGTCCTACATACACATGGTGGGGCTGGATGCAGAAGTGTGCTGATGTTTTACAAGCGACCCTGCACCACCGCACGCACAACTTTCTGTTTCCCAAGGCGCGCTGCTCTGCGCCAACAGCCAAGAATCACGTAAAGGGAAACTTGGACTGTTAAATACAGGAATGTGGAGCTCACTTCTGCCCTGAGACCCCGCAGCTCGTTAAGATCCCGCTTTTGCCCCCATTGACTTCTCTGTCCAGCATCTCCCCGCTCTCTACAGAGCATCGCTCTGGCTGTGGAGACCGCGATGCAGTTCTCCTCCCTCAGGGAGAAAACTTGGTTCTGGGCTTAAAGCCTTGTGTGGGACCTGGGGGATGACGCCCTTTACACCCCACGGCGTCTCTCGCCGGCTGGGCTAGTCAGGGTTCCACCACAAGGGGAAGGGAACAGCTCCCACGCCCGGTTGGGTCTCACCTTGATCTGGTCACTGTCGGACCAGTCAGACCAATAATTTAGATCATCGTTGGCACCGATTTCCTCTGCAAACAGTTGagtggaaaggagaaaaaagagcgCCACGGCCACGAGGATTTTCATGTTGGATTTCtggggagatgaggagaaagCAAAGGAGACATTACACACACATAGGCGGTCACCACCCGAGAGTTAGAGCAACAGAATTTCAGTGCCACAAGAAAGGGAAAACAGGTCCCGCGAAACCAAGATAAGAAAAATCAGGGCTAACATTTCTCCTTAGGAAGCAGAATGACGTCCCAAAGAACCTCAAATCCCCCTTTCCCTGAGTCTCAGCGTCTCAGACCCATTGACCCACACCCTCAAGTCTGGAGGCTCTGCAGGTGGGAGACAAAGCGGGGCGTTGGCATTTTCTCAATCTCCCCCAAGTCTGTGACTGCAGCGGGAGCAAAGCCAGGGCGGACGCCACCTCCGACTGAGGTACGACGGGCAGCGGGAAGCCACAGCTGGCCGGCGGGAGTGGTACTCACTGCGGTGAGCCGAGCGGGGATGCTCGGCAGGTGAACACTCGCTGGGTGCTCCTCGCTGTCTTTGGCCGCGGTGCGGTGCGGTGCGGTGCGGTGCGGGAGTGGAGCAGGTCGGAGTGCGCTCTAGTCCCTGCTCCTGCTTCGCGGTATTTATCGCAGACGTGACGAGCCTGGAGGGCCACGTGACACTCTCCCCACGCGACTTTCTGCTCAATATTTAATTAGCCGCCCCCTCGCCTTTTGCTTGCGTGATGGAGAGTTTCCGAGATGGTAACCCGTCGGAGTCCATAACATCTGGACCCAATTGGGTTCGAAATGACGCAATTTTAGGGAAGTCGAGGTCTTGCCACCCAATCCAAAGAGGCCTGTTTTCTTCCGCCTGCAAATCTGAcgccccctcccctcttcttcggAACAAGGTTCAGTGACACCTGAGATTACTCATCAAAACTGAGCGGAGTGACTCATGCCTCGGACTTCCAGAACTTTTCCTTCAGGAAAAGTTGTGCATTTGAGAAGGGCTAAATCATTGCAGCGTTAAAACCTTGTCGTGGGAAATCACGCTAAGACAGCAGCAAACACGTTAGAGCTGGAGCAAGCGTTCTTTCACCTTccgtttcttccttcatgtatcttAAAGGTTTGTGAGGCGTTGCATCTATGACTGGaacagcccccaccccccaccccaaatcaGTCAGAATACTCTCCCATTTCTCTAGCACTGCAAAAATTTCAGT is a genomic window containing:
- the Tac1 gene encoding protachykinin-1 isoform X1 translates to MKILVAVALFFLLSTQLFAEEIGANDDLNYWSDWSDSDQIKEALPEPFEHLLQRIARRPKPQQFFGLMGKRDADSSIEKQVALLKALYGHGQISHKRHKTDSFVGLMGKRALNSVAYERSGMQSYDRRRK
- the Tac1 gene encoding protachykinin-1 isoform X2, with translation MKILVAVALFFLLSTQLFAEEIGANDDLNYWSDWSDSDQIKEALPEPFEHLLQRIARRPKPQQFFGLMGKRDAGHGQISHKRHKTDSFVGLMGKRALNSVAYERSGMQSYDRRRK